Proteins co-encoded in one Streptomyces sp. NBC_01571 genomic window:
- a CDS encoding ANTAR domain-containing protein, producing the protein MTTSRGPYPSPDGAPDAAMITRVEEENLQLRRAVGAHATVDQAIGVLAALCRVPPAAGFEVLREVSQRTNIKLRSVAETVIGWALGQPLKPPVGPELDAAVQRWSQGQDGPDLGGVG; encoded by the coding sequence GTGACGACTTCCCGTGGGCCGTACCCCTCACCGGACGGCGCGCCTGATGCGGCGATGATCACCCGTGTAGAAGAGGAGAACCTCCAACTGCGGCGCGCGGTGGGCGCACACGCCACAGTCGACCAGGCCATCGGTGTGCTCGCTGCGCTGTGCCGCGTTCCGCCGGCGGCCGGGTTCGAGGTACTGCGGGAGGTCTCGCAGCGCACCAACATCAAGCTGCGCAGCGTCGCTGAGACGGTGATCGGCTGGGCACTGGGACAGCCACTGAAGCCGCCCGTCGGGCCGGAGCTGGACGCGGCGGTGCAGCGATGGTCGCAAGGTCAGGACGGTCCGGACTTGGGCGGCGTCGGCTAG